One window of the Crassaminicella thermophila genome contains the following:
- the pgsA gene encoding CDP-diacylglycerol--glycerol-3-phosphate 3-phosphatidyltransferase: MNLANKLTLARIILVPVFMIVLLNKIPYGIYIAAGIFTIAAITDTLDGYIARSRNQITKFGKFVDPLADKLLVTAALVCLVQMGKLPAWMVVVIISREYTISILRAIAASEGIVIAASWWGKLKTIAQIIAIISILLNNFPFSLIDFPFSTIMLWIAVILTIVSGIDYLYLNRQVFKQ, translated from the coding sequence ATGAATCTTGCGAATAAATTAACGCTAGCTAGGATTATTTTGGTACCAGTTTTTATGATTGTATTACTAAATAAAATTCCTTATGGAATATATATTGCTGCTGGAATTTTTACTATTGCTGCCATAACAGATACTTTAGATGGATATATTGCTAGAAGTAGAAATCAAATAACCAAATTTGGTAAATTTGTGGATCCATTAGCTGATAAACTACTTGTTACTGCAGCATTGGTTTGTCTTGTTCAGATGGGAAAACTGCCTGCTTGGATGGTGGTTGTTATTATTTCAAGAGAATATACAATTAGTATTCTAAGGGCTATTGCAGCTTCAGAGGGAATTGTTATTGCAGCAAGCTGGTGGGGAAAATTAAAGACAATTGCGCAAATCATTGCTATTATTTCTATACTACTAAATAATTTTCCTTTTTCGTTGATTGATTTTCCATTTAGTACGATTATGTTATGGATAGCAGTTATTCTTACAATTGTATCTGGAATAGATTATTTATATTTAAATAGGCAAGTATTTAAACAATAA
- the rimO gene encoding 30S ribosomal protein S12 methylthiotransferase RimO, translating into MMNLKVSIESLGCAKNLVDSEVMMGLLDQYNFQLTNDKYEADIIIVNTCGFIEAAKQESIDTIVELGTLKKEGNCKLLVVSGCLAERYAKELIKELPEVDAVIGTGNYPEIIKVIYDTLKGERIVKSGNINIEISEDLPRVLSTPSYTAYLKIAEGCDNCCTYCIIPKLRGSYRSRKMEYILKEAKDMVKKGVKEIILIAQDTSRYGVDLYGEFKLAELLRKLCKIEELKWIRLLYCYPDNVSDELINVMKEEDKICKYLDLPIQHCNNLILKRMNRKTTKEHILYVINKLRQKISDIHLRTSLIVGFPGETNEQFEELKEFIKHVKFDRLGVFSYSKEKDTPAAKFEDQVPEEIKEERYDQIMNIQKEISFQKNMEKIGNIYDILVEEKVEDEGLYIGRTAYDAPEVDGVVYFNTKKPIDFGDLVKVKITDTLEYDLIGEILDESCE; encoded by the coding sequence ATAATGAATTTGAAAGTATCTATTGAGTCATTAGGATGTGCAAAAAATTTAGTAGATTCGGAAGTGATGATGGGGTTATTAGATCAATATAATTTCCAGCTTACGAATGATAAATACGAAGCTGATATTATTATTGTAAATACTTGTGGGTTTATAGAGGCTGCAAAGCAGGAGTCTATTGATACAATTGTTGAATTAGGAACGTTAAAAAAAGAAGGTAATTGTAAATTGTTGGTAGTATCTGGATGTCTAGCAGAAAGATATGCAAAAGAATTAATAAAAGAACTTCCTGAAGTAGATGCAGTAATAGGGACAGGGAATTATCCAGAAATAATAAAAGTAATTTATGATACATTAAAAGGTGAAAGGATTGTTAAATCTGGCAATATTAACATTGAAATTTCAGAAGATTTACCAAGAGTTTTAAGTACACCATCTTATACAGCATATCTTAAAATTGCAGAAGGGTGTGATAATTGCTGTACTTATTGTATTATTCCTAAATTACGAGGTTCATATAGAAGCAGAAAAATGGAATATATCTTAAAAGAAGCAAAAGATATGGTAAAAAAAGGTGTTAAAGAAATTATTCTTATTGCGCAAGATACATCAAGATATGGAGTTGATTTATATGGAGAATTTAAGCTTGCTGAATTACTAAGAAAACTCTGTAAGATTGAAGAATTAAAATGGATAAGACTTTTATATTGTTATCCTGATAATGTTTCAGATGAATTAATCAATGTAATGAAAGAAGAAGATAAAATCTGCAAATACTTAGATTTACCAATTCAACATTGTAATAATCTTATTTTAAAAAGAATGAATAGAAAAACTACAAAGGAACATATTTTATATGTAATTAATAAATTACGTCAAAAAATATCTGACATTCATTTACGTACATCTTTAATTGTTGGTTTTCCAGGAGAAACAAATGAACAGTTTGAGGAACTAAAAGAATTTATTAAACATGTTAAATTTGATAGATTAGGAGTATTTAGTTACTCAAAAGAAAAAGATACTCCAGCTGCTAAGTTTGAAGATCAAGTTCCAGAAGAGATAAAAGAAGAAAGATATGACCAAATTATGAATATACAAAAAGAAATTTCTTTTCAAAAAAATATGGAGAAAATAGGTAATATTTATGATATACTTGTAGAAGAAAAAGTAGAAGATGAAGGTCTTTATATTGGTAGGACCGCATATGATGCACCAGAAGTTGATGGAGTTGTTTATTTTAACACAAAAAAACCTATTGATTTTGGGGATTTGGTAAAAGTTAAAATAACAGATACGTTAGAATATGATTTAATAGGAGAGATATTGGATGAATCTTGCGAATAA
- the mnmH gene encoding tRNA 2-selenouridine(34) synthase MnmH: MLKVIDIKEALALKNVLFIDVRSQSEYDDGTIPGSVNIPILDDAERVIIGTIYRKKSPDEATLEGLNFASNKLPNLYKKIKEYSKKYDNIVIFCWRGGMRSTSVCTLLSMLKISNIYRLTGGYKNYRKYVIDFLKNKIDRYKFVMLHGLTGVGKTHILEKLQCIGKPVLNLEKIAKNSGSVFGNIVFSGKPPTQKMFESLIFNVLYKAEEDYIFVESESKRIGSVQIPEAVYNRMINGYHILLKTTLENRIKIILEDYVVHLEENDFKIMKSINHLRKRLGNEAVDKLIKKIDTKDYTYVVKYLMEYYYDPLYKYSIKKYNNYDIVIDYDDINDVLPIINSFLNNIRITRRELE, from the coding sequence GTGTTGAAGGTAATAGATATTAAAGAAGCATTAGCATTAAAAAATGTACTTTTTATTGATGTAAGATCTCAGTCAGAATATGACGATGGAACAATTCCAGGATCAGTAAATATTCCAATATTAGATGATGCTGAAAGGGTAATTATTGGTACAATTTATAGGAAAAAAAGTCCAGATGAAGCTACTCTAGAAGGTTTGAATTTTGCATCAAATAAATTGCCGAATCTTTACAAAAAGATAAAAGAATATAGTAAAAAGTATGATAATATTGTTATATTTTGTTGGCGTGGTGGAATGAGAAGTACATCAGTATGTACTTTATTAAGTATGTTAAAAATATCAAATATATATCGCTTGACAGGTGGGTATAAGAATTATAGAAAATATGTTATTGATTTTTTAAAAAATAAAATTGACAGATACAAATTTGTTATGCTTCATGGATTAACAGGAGTAGGAAAAACACATATACTAGAAAAATTGCAATGCATAGGAAAACCTGTATTGAATTTAGAAAAAATCGCAAAAAATAGTGGTTCTGTTTTTGGAAATATTGTTTTTTCAGGTAAACCTCCTACACAAAAAATGTTCGAATCTTTAATATTTAATGTTCTATATAAAGCAGAGGAAGATTATATATTTGTAGAAAGCGAAAGTAAAAGAATAGGTAGTGTTCAGATACCAGAAGCAGTATATAATCGGATGATAAATGGATATCATATTTTATTAAAAACTACATTAGAAAATAGGATTAAAATTATTTTAGAGGACTATGTTGTTCATTTAGAAGAAAATGATTTTAAAATAATGAAGTCAATTAATCATTTAAGAAAAAGATTAGGAAATGAAGCTGTGGATAAATTAATAAAAAAGATCGATACCAAGGATTACACTTATGTTGTAAAATACCTCATGGAATATTATTATGATCCATTATATAAATACTCAATTAAAAAATATAACAACTATGATATAGTAATTGATTATGATGATATAAATGATGTATTACCAATAATAAATAGTTTTTTAAACAATATCAGAATTACTAGAAGGGAGCTCGAATAA